A genome region from Erigeron canadensis isolate Cc75 chromosome 3, C_canadensis_v1, whole genome shotgun sequence includes the following:
- the LOC122590838 gene encoding receptor-like protein EIX2 isoform X2, with amino-acid sequence MNNFSGQNIPEFLRSFKYLEYLNLSYSGFSGAVPHLGNLSRLQNLYLNDNDLMVKNDLGWVSLLSSLKHLDFSGITIGNHIDWFHPANMLPSLLTLNLAMCDIHIPATKLINFTSLNSLDLSSNGINSTIPVWLSNLTGLVHLNLRNNSFHGGIPDSIRTLNSISSIDLSWNQLSGPVPPSLGGLSSLKLLDLSVNQLSGSIPGSIGLLTRLQYLFLQYNEFSGNIPTSFGQLSNLHSLFLDGNELTGNILASLGQLSNLQTLFLDGNLLSGVVSEIHFTKLYNLTILGLSGNSLMTFNVSPHWIPPFQLKYFDASSCNIGPQFPNIQTSTALGFLYLRNSGIRDTIPEWFQNISSHLQRLDLSNNQIHGDLAQIIANNTGLEVVNLGNNRFNGSIPAHLCEQLSLKVMDLSNNNLSGVLPMCLGNLIQLEAIDLTNNTITGDIPSSLGSLSQLRSLHLHNNKFQGNIPLALHNLIGLETLDLGNNLLTCNIPSWIGKRLSKLRILNLQSNKLKGNIPHCFCNLTGMIMSDFNFTYDGYGYEENVEAYIKGIQLKYTKTTRFLISLDLSNNKIDGEIPDVLTKLISLKNLNLSRNMLSGHIPKNIGNIKSIESLDLSTNKLSGQIPPSMGSLIFLSYLNLSFNKLFGPIPVGNQFNTFNDPTIYEGNNRLCGKPLPRNCKESNLLYTHVGDGESKDSSHGLSWFYTGMVSGFVIGFIGFIGSLRFVRIWRIIYFEMLENVCRWLTISILVTLSRTKRKSF; translated from the exons ATGAACAATTTCTCGGGACAAAATATTCCTGAATTCCTTAGGTCTTTCAAGTATTTGGAATACCTTAACCTCTCTTACTCAGGTTTTAGTGGTGCGGTCCCTCATCTAGGAAATCTCTCGAGGTTACAAAATCTTTATCTTAATGATAACGATTTGATGGTAAAGAATGATTTGGGGTGGGTCTCATTGTTGTCGTCGTTAAAGCACTTAGATTTCTCAGGGATAACAATCGGTAACCATATTGATTGGTTCCATCCAGCTAACATGTTACCCTCTTTGCTTACACTAAACTTGGCCATGTGTGACATCCATATCCCCGCCACAAAGTTGATCAATTTCACTTCTCTCAATTCACTAGATCTCTCTTCCAATGGTATCAACTCCACCATTCCTGTCTGGTTATCAAACCTTACTGGCCTCGTGCATCTAAACCTTAGAAATAACAGCTTCCATGGGGGAATACCTGATTCCATTCGAACCTTGAACTCTATTTCTTCCATCGACCTTTCATGGAATCAATTGTCTGGTCCGGTACCTCCCTCACTTGGTGGTCTATCATCTTTAAAACTACTCGATCTTTCTGTTAATCAATTGAGTGGGAGCATACCTGGAAGCATTGGACTACTCACGAGGCTACAATATCTCTTTCTTCAATATAATGAATTTAGTGGGAACATTCCCACTAGTTTTGGTCAACTTTCAAACCTCCATTCCCTTTTTCTTGATGGTAATGAATTGACTGGGAACATTCTCGCTAGTCTTGGTCAACTTTCAAACCTCCAAACCCTTTTTCTTGATGGTAACCTATTGAGTGGGGTTGTTTCTGAAATTCACTTCACAAAACTCTACAATCTAACTATATTGGGGTTGTCTGGTAATTCATTGATGACGTTTAATGTGAGCCCTCATTGGATTCCTCCCTTCCAATTGAAGTATTTTGATGCAAGCTCCTGCAACATAGGACCCCAATTCCCAAATATTCAAACATCAACAGCTCTTGGGTTTTTATATCTTAGAAATTCGGGTATAAGAGATACAATACCAGAATGGTTTCAGAATATCTCCTCTCATCTTCAGCGTTTGGATCTGTCCAACAACCAGATCCATGGAGATCTGGCACAAATAATAGCAAACAACACAG GTCTTGAAGTTGTCAATCTTGGGAACAACCGTTTTAATGGAAGCATTCCAGCGCACTTATGTGAGCAGCTTAGTTTAAAAGTAATGGATTTATCCAATAATAACTTATCTGGAGTTCTTCCCATGTGCTTAGGAAACTTGATTCAATTAGAGGCGATCGATCTTACAAATAACACTATAACGGGAGATATTCCAAGCTCATTAGGTTCTTTATCACAGCTTCGGTCCTTGCATTTGCACAACAACAAATTTCAGGGCAATATTCCGTTAGCTTTACATAACTTGATAGGCTTAGAAACCCTTGATTTAGGGAACAATTTGTTGACATGTAATATCCCTTCTTGGATTGGAAAAAGGCTATCGAAGCTTAGAATCTTGAATCTCCAATCGAATAAGTTAAAGG GAAATATCCCTCATTGCTTTTGTAATTTAACTGGTATGATTATGAGTGACTTCAACTTCACATATGATGGCTATGGATATGAAGAAAATGTCGAGGCATACATAAAGGGTATTCAATTGAAGTATACCAAGACAACCAGGTTTCTTATATCCTTAGATCTCTCGAACAACAAAATTGATGGCGAAATTCCTGATGTATTGACGAAgcttatatcattaaaaaatttaaatctttCGAGAAACATGTTAAGTGGACACATTCCAAAAAACATTGGAAATATAAAGTCAATTGAATCTTTAGATTTGTCGACAAATAAGTTGTCAGGTCAAATTCCTCCAAGTATGGGTAGCTTGATCTTTCTAAGCTACTTAAACTTATCATTCAATAAACTATTTGGTCCAATACCAGTTGGAAATCAgtttaatacttttaatgatccTACAATCTATGAAGGGAACAACAGACTATGTGGAAAACCACTGCCAAGGAATTGCAAGGAAAGCAATTTATTATACACTCATGTTGGTGATGGTGAAAGTAAAGATAGTTCACACGGTTTGTCATGGTTTTATACCGGTATGGTCTCGGGTTTCGTTATCGGATTTATAGGATTTATTGGTAGCTTGCGCTTTGTTAGGATTTGGAGGATAATTTACTTTGAAATGTTAGAGAATGTTTGCAGGTGGCTAACTATTTCAATTCTAGTGACTCTTTCTCGAACTAAGAGGAAGTCTTTCTAA